From Triticum urartu cultivar G1812 chromosome 2, Tu2.1, whole genome shotgun sequence, a single genomic window includes:
- the LOC125537295 gene encoding squamosa promoter-binding-like protein 13 — protein sequence MDRKDKSRKSSSAASMAALAAAAAAGDVARADGMSGEEDQKLKLVNVPVVSVGGSSSSAAAVAVRRGSGAAGAVATGAAGAGGPSCQAERCGADLSEAKRYHRRHKVCEAHAKAAVVVVAGLRQRFCQQCSRFHELLEFDDQKRSCRRRLAGHNERRRKSSAEANGGDGCRHADQDGRTHPGNPPLNHFQIR from the exons ATGGACCGCAAGGACAAGTCCCGCAAGTCCTCCTCGGCAGCGTCCATGGCCGCGCTCGCCGCCGCAGCTGCGGCCGGCGACGTGGCCCGAGCCGACGGGATGTCTGGCGAGGAGGACCAGAAGCTGAAGCTCGTGAACGTTCCTGTGGTTTCCGTCGGCGGCTCGAGCTCCTCTGCCGCGGCGGTGGCGGTGAGGAGGGGCAGTGGTGCTGCTGGCGCCGTGGCGACGGGCGCGGCTGGGGCAGGCGGGCCGAGCTGCCAGGCTGAGAGGTGCGGCGCCGACCTCAGCGAGGCGAAGCGGTACCACCGCAGGCACAAGGTGTGCGAGGCGCACGCCAAGGCTGCTGTTGTGGTCGTCGCCGGCCTCCGCCAGCGCTTCTGCCAGCAATGCAGCCG GTTCCACGAGCTTCTGGAGTTCGACGACCAGAAGCGCAGCTGCCGCCGGCGCCTGGCCGGGCACAACGAGCGGCGGAGGAAGAGCTCGGCGGAGGCCAACGGCGGCGACGGGTGCCGCCACGCCGACCAGGACGGGCGTACCCACCCGGGGAACCCGCCGCTGAACCATTTCCAGATCAGATAA